aaaaatttcaaaagctgACTGACAGCTGTATAAAAAAGTATCCGCTTGTTTCATTAGTACATTGACTAACTGATTTCACAATAGTACAaataaagaaaagaaaaatataattttatttgagcAACATTCATTAGTAAAACTAATATTTCAATTGTAATTTGTCtgagtatttaaaaaaaatcaacttTCCAAAATTTGCTGATAGGAGACCGtcttaaaatagtttaaaaagattttatatacatatttttaatatgtcaacaaaatagtatgttttatatacaataaactagGCATTTTTAAAGCTGCTAAGATAGTCTTGTTAGTGACTCCTCTTCTCTTTTAAAAGTTAATGTTGTCTTAAAACCTCTGTCATTGGTGGCTTCATTAGGTTTAATTTTAACTGGTAGCAATGGTGCTACTACACAATCATGATTACATAATTAGACAATTCCTTAACTAAACCATTCTCATTAAGCTAAACCAGGTCTTGATAAAATAATCAAACATAATGCTTCTGGTGTTATCTATGCAAAACCAAACTTTTGATAAGATTTGTAGAGTACTGCTTGCTTATAAAAAATACCTGATAGTCTTATTTCTAAACTTAAAGGCAAATGTTATCTTGAGTGCGGCTGATATAAGTCAACTAAGCACTCGTATTTTATTAGTGAGAAATTAACTTTCtacaaacatatttttacagaaaaaactGGTCATTTGTCATGTTCTGATGGCAACAGTTCAGTTTCTGCATAGTTCAGTAAAATCTGTCTGGTATATCTTTTTGATAGCACAGGCAAAATAACGGGCGCTTTTAAACATATACAGTTATAGgaatatatctgtatatatggctaaatatataaatttttggaatttttaacaaaatattttcaaaattgtttTAGAATCTGTTTTTTATATCTAGAGTAAAAACAATATGTGGACCTTTAAAAGCCCTCTTACCTAGCTTGATTATCAGACTCGTATGCAAAATGATACaatcatatacacatacatacttaTAGCCAAAAAGTAAAAAGCTAAGCTTCAATGAAGTTATATGTAACTAAAAGTTCAAGATGTTGTTGACAAGAAAAAACGAAGAAACAGTATgtttttttggtaaaatctTGACTGTTTTTCGTTCAATAAATTTTGTGAAATATAACCTATTGTCACATTATTTGTGGTTTACAGCAATCCGTTATGTTATGTTTGTTACTCCTCTGCCCATGCCTCCATTGTTACAGAcccttattttgtatttttctaagAGAGTTGAAAGATTTGCGGGTCTAGACAATAACATTGTAATATGTGATAATCTAAAGTTAGCTGTCAGATTAGCATGCTAAGCAGTTGCAGGAGATCTGGTAAATTAGTCAACGGAAAAACACATTTCTAGTCAGAAGAGGTTATAATGTGAGATTTAATATATTTGCTAGTACACTCAACAATTTATTGttctttgtaatatttttaaagacgGTCATCATTAAAATGGCTCAAATAGTGTTGAAAagtaaaacagtttttattactCTATAATTGATCCTAAACCCAATAATGCAtttttatacaataaatattcaTCAGGCTCTACTTTCTTACATTTGTGTTCATCCCTTTCTATATTTTGCCTGCAGCAGAGGTAAAATATAGACTTGTCACTATggctatttttatattaaaaatgagtTTGACTCTATTACCACTTCTAAAACACGACATAGCTTGACatttacactcttgctaaaAGAGAAACAAATTTGATGTTTTTACCTCGAATCTATGGTTTGAAAAGTCGATAGTCTTACATCACAGCCACATCTCATCATATATAAGTCATCATCATATCAAAATAATAATCTTCTATTATATGTGTCAAGCCTAACTCTCTTTCCAAAGCCATATATGTCATTGTAGTATATGACAAAGTCATATATATTCATTACAGCACAGATGTTTAgtattattaattaaagctacattttgtagttttaaaattcaTGTAAGATTGAATCTTTCATTACTCATGCAGACACCAAAAGGGACAGTTTAGCAGGATCTCATATCAACTTGTGTGTGACACCATCATCTTGGAATATTGCTCGGCAATAACCCAATATTACAATTAATATGCATGCATGACATTTCTCCCTGTTGTAGATGTTGCATTGGTTAGATTATCAGATACTTGTTGAGTAGATCTATGTAGATCGACTGATAGAAATCGGTAGACAGTAGATCTGTGTAGCAAggttaaacaactttttaaaactgatttaaatttctaatattattttgttgtttctgcAGACAGGCAAGCGACAGTTTTCCCAATGAGGGATTCACAAGTTCCCAGAGCCAGCTCCATTGGTCCAACAGTTCTCTAGAGGTAAATATGTTACAACCATCAAAAGCTTAAAAATTCTGAGGTCATGCTAATACGTAGTTATAAGAAAGACTTAAAAAACAGCATAAGCTATCATCGCATAGGCTTACTTACTAAAGCTCATAAATCTACTTTGTCAGAATCAATAAAATGCATTTGCTACTCTGGCTCGCCAGTGCCTTCCATTATCAGTATATAGTACAAGTACCGTAGGCCAATGGTTAGGCTGCCTTCATCAATGTGTCATTTTTAGCAGTAGTATTATGTATCTCATAGTGAGGgaccaaattttttttacttgtcTGTTGATTTAAGATAATTTCTGAGATATTTGTTAGGAGTTATTCTTTAAAGCATTGTTAATTTAAAACTGCATAATGTTGGGCgtaaaatgctaaaataatgATGCAGTGATGTAGAAATTTCTCGCTCAATGAAAGCTACACACATTGCTACAATTATTTGGTTCAGAAAATGCTAACACTTTTTCTTACAGTACGTGTCAAGAGGGTTTTGCTCCTAAGAAGCATTTGAAATGCAAACATCAATTGAACCAACTTGAATCATTTTCTGTTTGCCAGTTTATTTAGTTACCATGAAAGTTAAATGAAGCACATTCAACAGAAAGTCAAAAGGGTGGCAAATTTAACACCCTGTGTTCTGTACTCTGACATACGTGGATCTTTGCAAACCATTATAGATTTCCAGCTATTTAGTAAAATTTTATGGTTATGTTAAAATCAGATGATCACAAAGTTGTGAATTGGAGATGAAACTAAGGGCAACGTTGTAGTAAATTTAGGCATAATGAAACTCAGtaaaaataatgatattaatgaAAGTAGTCATATTGTGAATATTTGTCTGCAACGAATGATGTTTCCAAATTAATGATTGtagataaaataattttatgctaTAAGCTTGCGATTGTTGAAAAATTCAATACATTTTCCCCGAATTTTTATAGGCTCAAACAAAAACTTCAATTGCTTCCTCCACTAACACTGAGTTGACAACTCTAATCATATCTGCAAAGACTTTAGAACTCAATGTTGTTATAACTAAAGCTTCTCCAACTTCTGTATGTAATAAAACACATATTCTTTTTGTAGCTGTGATAGTAGTGGTCAGCACTCAACAATAGTTAGTTGACTATTGTATAGAGTTGAGGTGTGCCATAAAGCTTGCATATCAAATATCATTAATACTTAGCAATACGTGAAATAATAATGTAAGCCAtgctatttgtttttctttatttatatatttgaactTAATATATTCTATATTGTGCAACCTGCTctcaaaaacatatttaatgTAATAccttattaatataaaatatgcatttatTTTTTGCACATATATTAGTCGATTCCAGTTATTCATGCTTGTTTCTGGATTTGAATATGCTAATTTCATACtgcaataatattttaaactgCATAATAAGTTAGCTTACTCTTTTAAGGTAGATTGAATTCAGTCCCGTGCATGTAGCAGCTCTGTTTATACCCTCTTGCAACAAATATGGAACGCACACCTGTTATAGTTGTTAGtaaaatcaaaatataaaaactagcaACACTTTCATAGAGACTGATTGCTAATCAATTCAACATCCTCAATGTAAGTTATATGCATTGTAGATTTTTTCATCGGCTCTTGCCCAGCAAACCTGTAATGACTATTTGAAACCCAAGAATACACCAAACTCAGACCCAAGCTATTCAACAGCTTCAGGAAGTGCTCAACAGAAACCTTATTCACAAAGTATACAACTTACTTCATTGATAATTCACATTTATAGACCTTTTGACACAAATATTGAAATGAGGAAAATTGGCTATGTAATAAGTTTAAATCAATATTGCATTGTATTTATTTAGTAGCAGTTCAACATTACTGACTTTTAAACTACCCAAAAATATACTGCCCAGCAAGACAAAATGGTGGTTAAATAAACAGTTCGTAAAAAAATGAATGTTGGTTCTCACTAATGTTCATAAATGACATGGATATGTCATTGGCTGATAACTCACTAAAACTGGTGTGTACaccttttactttttatttttggttAGCATTGTGAATAGATATACATCTCACAAACTTGTTTTTCAATGCCTAGTACTGAACCGTTAACCAAATAACTTAAAGCAGTTTTGGTATATCTATTTCATCAGAACTGAAGTCTAAAAAAATTGACTTACAACAAATAACTTGCTTAGTTAACTTGTGTCAAATATCTTGTAGTAAGTTGACATAGCTGTTGGCTCTTTTGATTTGTAGTGAGCAAATCATCCAAGTATTGCCTTACTAAAATGCATATTCACAGAGTTTGTGTTCAGAAAACAGTATTCAATGACAGGTTTCTTCTCCAGAAAAATATATCACAATCATTAAAAGTGCTGATTTGTTTCTAGGACCTTAATTTCTAAAAATAATTGAATCCGTAATTGAATTGCGGAAAATACTTTGACCAGTCTCTGTCATTCCGATAAAATTGTCTCAAGTTATAAACCATGTTGGTTTTGTAGATATTGTAATAGAAAAGAAGAAATGCATAGCAGTTACTATCATCCTTGTCTGTGTGTTTACCACAATCGTTGTTGGCGGTTTTACCTTCATGGGAAAACATTTATCAGGTTGGTCGagatataaacacatatttATCATATTCAATCGGAAACACCATTGTATAAATCTTGATAGCGTCGTTTGTTCGAATATCTTTATTTAGCAATTTTGTTCCTCAagtataaaacatatatttgaCATTGCTTGACTGAATGCATTTTTTACACAAGAAAGCAGTACAAATGCTTTATTTTGGATAAAAAGTGATACTAATAAAGTTACACCTTAAAGGTTGCAATGACCTTAGCTTGACCTCGGTAGATCTACTGTAAGTGTTACTCTCAAGGGCACCACTTTGTGCACTGTGCTACATTTATACATTGATGAGACAATAAAAATACTGCGAATTCCCAAAAAATGGATGACTTCAAAAACTACTGCTTTTAAAATCACCGGAAAGAGAAAAAGTTCTAATGAAAAagatataaaagaaaaaaagttgCAGAAAACGCTCGTCAAAAATCAACAAGATAAAATATCCTCTGTGTATTAGGACAATCAAACTATCACCAAtattttggagttatctgtCAAATAAGAAAGCACTCCAGCAGTCAGAGTAAGCAAAATACTGTAGCAGAAATACTGAGTGAAAGTTATCTCTACAGAAGAAAAGTCTCAGAAAAAACTGCCGTTGATGgctgtaaaaaaataaaaggatTGGAATAGGTAAAAACTCACAAGAATTGAACTGCTGAAGAGTTCTCTGCAGCTTATCAGATGCAtgctaaataatattttatgttttattaaccAAGTGTGCTTGTTACTTATTTTCTTGTAAAGGTAGCCTATGAAGGGTGACacacaaaaatattcaaaacatGTGTACCTGTGTTTCTTATTAAACTTAAAATATGTAGTGACTCTCAAATTTTGGTTGCAGAAAATGCTGGCACTGATAGCAATATTGATGCAATTTTTAAACCTTCCACCACCACATCAGATTTTGGTGAAGACACTAGCTGGCCAACTACTACAGAAACTCTCTCAGCAATGAGCGTTTCTAGTGAACCTGACACTACTCCATTCACAGCAACCATTCCTGTAGAGTGCCGCACTGCTCAAAATCTATCTGAATACTGGAGGATGGAGCACCATGGAGGTGATATAAGACCACGACTTGATCCAGAGTCTGAGATCGGATACGCGTGTGATCTCCATGAGAGCTTAGAATGGTTTCGCTTTGTAGGAGCAGCAGGTATGTCATTTAGACATTTGAAACTTAGTAAAGACTGAATATCTTGGAATATACAAAGAATAGTCCACACATAATATTTTTAGAATACAGCATaatcaaaacataatattaatcAACATAAATATGATTGAGTTACAGAATTCATGCAAATGTAAAAGCTTATCATTATTCTATAATAGCTGACGTTTCCTAACCTTGTTTTGGTTTCACATGATTTCATGAAGCACTGTACTGATAGAAGATAGGAGCTGCTGCTTCATTTAACACTCCATATAATAAAGAGTTTTTAGTGTGCTCAAGTCACTTAttgcataaaataaaattgattgttttttgttattattgctgCAAACCAGTAGATGGTTAAGCAAAATGATGAGTACACATGAGatgttttttaacaattttacatAGAAGAGGCTGAAGTAGACAATTAAATTTAtcttacaaaacactttttgcAGTTAGATGTGAAAATGTGTTGTgcctttatttatttttgattttatgaAAACCAAGTTAACATATTACATAGGTGCCCTTTTCTTCGTCGCACAAAGCTTCTGGCCATTCTCTAGAATTTATACACCCTCTATGTAACCGGACTACATAGTTAATTACAGTTGCACTGTCTTAATAGCTGCAAGTCATCTGCCATTTCCATATTATGTGTGTTCATAAGCTGGCTTAGGAGCTTTTATTAAACACTGTCTAACCACCATTTTTATTGCTTCTTCACcatttgaaaattgaaaaatatatcataGGCTGAAAATGGTCTTTTTTCCCGTTGCAGTTGGCTGtaaaaaacattataaaaattattgacAACAATAAATGCAACTCATACTTGCAGGAAACCGTTTTTTAAACACATGCCCACCCTTCAGAAGTTGTGGAGGGCAATTCTCTTTCTGGACAGATTCAGAAATGCCTCAAAAGATTGGAGTCGTCTCTCGTATATTTGTATATTCGAGATATTCTGAGGAAACTAACTGGAGCTGCAGAGGGGCTATCGAGGATGCATATGTAATAAGATGCTCATGGGACACTGATTATGATTTTGTGTACAGAGTTGATGGCCCAAACGAGAATGAATGTTTTGCCGCATTCTGTGGCATGAGCTAAGTATACTGGATGGTGCAGTTTCTTTCAGTTAGTCTCTGCAAGTCAGTATTCTGTCCATAGACACCTTGTTGCTTGATATTCTCTTAGCTCGCTGAATGTGTTTATAATATGTAGGTTTGCATCACCAACAAACAATAACGAAATACCAAAAGCATACATATTCAAGAGTCACACACCCAAACATTGTTTTGATATGTCATGCATCAAAAAAGTTTTCCAGCATGTACCAGACACCATAAACTAAAAAATGCATGCAAAGCAACAAACACTATGCtgaaaattttttgtatttttatgacTTCTTGTAATGTTCACAAtacttgtaataaaatatatggtATCTTTTATACCATAGGAGTGTTTTGAGTTGTTGTTGCAAAAAACTACTAGTTCgttacaaaaattattagcaTATAAAGTTTTATGTTGAAATATTCACATACTTAGTTACCTGTTTTCTAACTCTATGTCATTGCtcaaagtaaaaatatattatttgaacaaattttaaaatgtggACATCAATAAAAAATGGTTGCTTAGACAATGTGGTTAGTTTGAGAATCCATACTAGATTTTATGACTCAAACATTAAAATCCTCTCACTCAAGACTTTCATTCATTATTAATGAAGGCTTCATAATGGTTAAACATTATAGAACCTTGTTAGCTTTGTCAATTCAACTACTGGagttacaatttatatataggAAACAAACAGCATTCTATTGTGCGTAACAAATTTCTTTCTGAAGTAATGCTTTTTCTCATAAACTAGTTCTTGACACATTGTACATTGTACGGTTTAGATTAGCTCCTTTGTACAATTACAAACTTGCTGTCTTagtatatgtttattaaaacatacatatacTAACTTAGTTACTAAACATAGAGGTTATCACACCactaaaactgaaaatttttgaaatacatgaaagttacaaaatgagataaaaattatattattttagttatGCCATAGAATTTAGTATTTTAGACGCAGAAGTCAGTCATTATTCTGCAATGTGTAACTATCAAAATTTTAGTGTTGATGAAAGAGCAACGATTATATTACTTATGTAGTTGTAACATAAAACCACAccaatttttcaaacttttgaaAAACGCAAACTTAGAATTTTTCTGCATTAAAGCCATCAAACTAGCTTGAGATCAAAGGAAgtattatttttgctttttgtaaTAATGATCTACGTCTCTACCACTTCCCTTTTCAGCCAAAATGTGGCCTGTCAGAAAATGTCAACAGTCTTGTACTGGGTGGTTTCTGTATTAAACATTTTGCTTCTCAGTTGGTACCTTCTCCCAAAATATCTCACAATTCAATGTGCACACAAAATAAAGGTGTGAGCTATGCACCCCTTATGCATCGCTTGCTGTTTTTATAGAAAATTCCTGACTTGAATGCATCTAGCATCAATACATGCACTAGGTAATACTGTAACAGTCTGTTTTATgcacactagtaccctggcagctCATTGCACCGTGAGAGACCATCATGTATAATCATTATTTGAACAGTTATTCCTAAATACACCAGAGCAGTCACATGAtgcagttggtagtgtgccTCTCCAATAAGTTAAATATCTGAGTCCAGATCCTATGCAATGTAACCTTGGTTTCCAATATTCTCTATCGCTGGTGTCTGGTGCCTACGGCTCTCGAGCCATATGTGGCTCTTTTGGTGATTGCATTTGGCTCTTTGATAAATCAGTAAAAATTAATCTATAATTTTGCTGTTAatttaatcccacgaccaaaaacgagcgaagcgaatgtttgggagcattatgataaatgcatatgcgcacacaactcctaaaaaaattatttgtccACAGctgttaccaaacccttgtacaataatcccatcaaaaaaatttatcatttttgtgtagagtcgtttaagtataataatacaaaacacatataaacataattaaatatattaccaagtctttgaaaggttaccgcaaaaaCCCTAAAACTAacctatctgatcggattatacgtAAATaggcagattaatttggccgaaaatcgcgataaaaacttgaacaactttttttaatcaaaattaagaccggccaatgaaacgccgataaggccgtgcaacaaagagtagaaccattaagttgtgcgcatttcacgataaAAACGTGCACaattcaccagtctatggcattgtccaattgccaaaggtttctgtaattaacgtagaagtactgaaaagtaatcgtgttttttttgctgattctaccgaactctgacattttggacacttataatgggtactttggtattccaactgatgtccaaagcagtaaaagtaaaggaaatgacgatgaaatttttttaacgattctaacaatatttaattataagaatagttattctgttttataggattattataagatttaattataagaatattcattcgaatttataagatcgaagtatatagtgaccgatggtgtgaagtatgttactgttattacttttttaaagattataTTGATGATACtgtggctgtgcccaatatcgcggtactgccaagccgtttttaatatctgcaaaattaagtaataggtcgacatttttttatagatatacaacTATTTCTATAACGACCAGCTAAattctgtttatatttttaaacttcttgatattggtttctatgaccaatgatatacagcttcCCCCAGTCATGTTTATTACACAGTAGCTtgctattttacttctaatattgcatttcgcctattgcaggggagagatataaacatataatcttttcatttcattattgctgtttgttgtacataataaaacccagtacattacagctaccattgcagctaccattgcagttctcctattgcactgcagtgccatttgactgctgatattgcattttttaaccggcagtaccctttctttttctattatcactttggtcatggccTGTATGACAGGAAAATTTCTAGTTGTATTAATTAATCCACTATTAAAAaaggcaatcgttgtctatctgtgtatctgtctgtccgccttatagagcggtcttttcttttatcgtcgtacgaatttcggttgTACGAaacgaactgaattaatatgtgtagtaacggtaaataaattatagagcggtctttctttttccattcggtcgaacgaagccaaccgaattaatatgagtactaattatcgtaatttcgtaatatggactattagccgctacttttctctgacaatttgagccaagcggcttatataaaggtgtggcgattctgttgtttttcttttactgctcgagcgcattaaccgaaatccccggttagcacgctttttaaacagcaaattttctgtTGTGTTAAAAACatctttcctgagttctgcagcctatacaaaggtgtctatgcagctatacaaatgtactattcattaaataaaataaattaacgagtagttatttacatgcaattaatatttactgccaacgtgtaccgagaaggtcacgtaaaggtttgtttcttggagccacagGAAAAACGCATttttcacctactaaatttccacatcaaaaaggtaagcgTTTCTTATACGTTGTTGTATtttctatgaattgccacatctccattacttaataacgttggatttgccgctgttcgtgatagtgggtcatgttcatttccttcagcagccgagttactaatttttttccagctacgagtaggcctactgtaacttactattacagaactttcacgagtactccgagggttgcgatacgctattgtgaaaagaaagagagcagctgctatcgacttactgtcaccctgcatcagccatgaccagctatacgtcgcctgctcaaaagtaggcacacgccgaaaactgtttcttcctACTCgtgacagaaaaaccaaaaatgttgtctatccgcatgtgttgcgttgaactaagggagagagagaggtagagagagagagagcaagagagagaaagggagagagagagagcgaggaggagaggggggagagagagagagggagagaaggggggagggaaagggagagcaaggaagagaggggggagagagagagggagagagagggagagggggaagagggagggagagggaaagtgggagagcgaggaggagagggggagagagagagagggatagaaagggagagaaagagggagaagagagaggggaaaaagggagagagaggggagaaagggagagagaggtgagagagagggagagagagggagagcgaggaggagaggggggagagagggaaggagagaaagagggagagagagaaagggggaagagggaaggagagaggggagagagagagggggagagaaggggagagagaggaagagcgaggaggagagggggagagaaagagagggagaggggaaagtgggagggagagagaggagagagaggggagagacggagagagggagagaggggaaagagggagagaaggggagagaaagagggaggaagagagagggggaagagggagggagagagaggggagagacggagagagggagagaggggaaagagggaaagaaggagagagagagggagagcgaggaggagaggggggagagagagggagagaaagagggaaaagagggagggagagagagaggggagagagggagaggagagagaggggagagacggagagaggggaaagagggagagatggagagagagagggagagcgaggaggagagagggagagagagggagagaaagagggagaagatggagggagagagagagaggggagagagggagagagggagagaggaagagagggagagagggagagagggagagagaggaaagagggagagatggagagagggagatgtaactgcatatttggagttgttttacggtatgaaagccaactctcaataaaccttatgctgcccgtgaatctgctcctgtagacgggtaatgcagctagtctactatataaacggcaatcgttgtgtgtgtgtgtgtgtgtgtgtgattgattgtccgccttatagagtaccgtacttttccaactattacccgctactaggtatctagggcgcattactGGGAGTCTTCGGTtactacacgcctctatacataacctattcatagttttaca
The genomic region above belongs to Watersipora subatra chromosome 1, tzWatSuba1.1, whole genome shotgun sequence and contains:
- the LOC137402059 gene encoding uncharacterized protein yields the protein MEDRQASDSFPNEGFTSSQSQLHWSNSSLEIFSSALAQQTCNDYLKPKNTPNSDPSYSTASGSAQQKPYSQNIVIEKKKCIAVTIILVCVFTTIVVGGFTFMGKHLSENAGTDSNIDAIFKPSTTTSDFGEDTSWPTTTETLSAMSVSSEPDTTPFTATIPVECRTAQNLSEYWRMEHHGGDIRPRLDPESEIGYACDLHESLEWFRFVGAAGNRFLNTCPPFRSCGGQFSFWTDSEMPQKIGVVSRIFVYSRYSEETNWSCRGAIEDAYVIRCSWDTDYDFVYRVDGPNENECFAAFCGMS